The following proteins come from a genomic window of Candidatus Poribacteria bacterium:
- a CDS encoding RNA 3'-phosphate cyclase — translation MLEIDGNYGEGGGQILRSSLSLSAILNRPIRISGIRAGRKKPGLAPQHLTSVNAVAAITNAEVIGGQLGSQTLTFRPQEITG, via the coding sequence ATGCTTGAAATAGACGGAAATTACGGCGAAGGTGGCGGTCAAATCCTACGCTCAAGCCTCAGTTTGTCTGCGATTCTTAATCGTCCCATCCGTATCAGCGGTATACGCGCGGGGCGGAAAAAACCGGGACTGGCTCCACAGCATCTCACCAGTGTTAATGCGGTGGCTGCGATTACCAATGCCGAAGTCATCGGTGGACAACTCGGTTCTCAAACGTTGACCTTTCGCCCCCAAGAAATCACTGG
- the recA gene encoding recombinase RecA: MAADEKNKAIDLAISQIERQHGKGAIMRFSSEDILPVEVIPTGSLALDIALGVGGVPRGRIVEIFGHESSGKTTLALHIVAEAQKMGGNAAFVDVEHAIDPLYAKNIGVNMEHLLISQPDTGEQALEIVETLVRSNAIDVIVVDSVAALTPQAEIEGEMGDAHVGLLPRLMSKALRKLSGVTSKSKACIIFTNQIRQKIGVMFGNPETTPGGLALKFHASVRLEIRRAETLKEGDEMVGNRIRVKVAKNKVAPPFTQAEFEMTFGEGISKLGDLLDVATDQEIVSKSGAWFSYNNERLGQGRNSAKEYLIQHPEVIDEIETKVRENLGIYAQSAPASIAGVDPDTSKKK, translated from the coding sequence ATGGCAGCAGACGAGAAGAATAAAGCGATTGATCTCGCAATTTCACAGATTGAACGGCAACACGGTAAAGGCGCGATTATGCGCTTTAGTAGTGAAGATATTTTGCCCGTAGAGGTGATTCCAACTGGCTCACTCGCACTAGACATCGCGCTTGGTGTCGGCGGCGTACCCCGCGGACGAATTGTAGAAATTTTCGGACATGAATCCAGTGGCAAAACGACGCTTGCTTTACACATTGTCGCTGAGGCTCAAAAAATGGGTGGTAATGCCGCGTTTGTTGATGTTGAGCACGCAATTGATCCACTGTATGCTAAGAATATCGGCGTTAATATGGAGCATCTACTCATATCTCAGCCTGACACAGGCGAACAGGCGTTAGAGATTGTTGAGACGTTAGTGCGTAGTAATGCTATTGACGTGATTGTGGTTGATTCTGTGGCAGCACTTACGCCTCAAGCGGAAATCGAGGGGGAAATGGGCGATGCACATGTGGGCTTATTGCCGCGTTTGATGTCTAAAGCATTGCGCAAACTCTCTGGAGTGACAAGCAAATCGAAGGCGTGCATTATTTTCACGAATCAGATTCGTCAAAAGATTGGTGTTATGTTTGGTAATCCAGAAACCACACCGGGCGGACTCGCCCTTAAGTTCCACGCTTCTGTCCGACTTGAAATCCGACGGGCGGAAACCCTCAAGGAAGGGGACGAGATGGTTGGGAACCGCATTCGGGTTAAAGTTGCCAAGAACAAAGTGGCACCTCCATTTACACAGGCTGAATTTGAAATGACCTTCGGGGAGGGTATTTCTAAGCTGGGCGATCTACTTGACGTGGCAACGGATCAAGAGATTGTAAGTAAGAGTGGTGCATGGTTCTCTTATAATAACGAGCGTCTTGGTCAAGGTAGAAATAGTGCGAAAGAATATCTGATTCAACATCCGGAAGTTATTGACGAAATTGAAACCAAAGTTCGTGAGAACCTGGGTATTTATGCCCAATCTGCTCCTGCATCAATTGCCGGTGTTGATCCTGACACATCAAAAAAGAAGTAA
- the thpR gene encoding RNA 2',3'-cyclic phosphodiesterase: protein MNQPIRCFIAIEIPETIQNQLARIQGTLRKQIQKASWVKPGNIHLTLKFLGDVDTEDLESIGETIEGVASRHRSFSLRIGGLGTFPNFARPRVMWAGVKVGGERVSAIAQDINVALNDCGFSLDTKKFNPHLTIARLKERIDLRPYTNQYRQYDRIDGAEMRVNALSLIHSQLHPTGAIYSTLESHSLT from the coding sequence ATGAACCAACCGATTCGATGTTTCATTGCAATCGAGATACCAGAAACAATCCAAAATCAACTAGCACGGATCCAAGGAACCCTGCGAAAACAGATTCAAAAAGCATCTTGGGTGAAACCGGGCAACATTCATTTGACGTTGAAGTTTTTAGGGGATGTTGATACGGAAGATCTTGAATCCATCGGAGAGACAATCGAGGGGGTGGCTAGCCGTCATCGGAGTTTTTCATTGCGCATCGGCGGCTTGGGGACATTTCCTAATTTCGCGCGTCCACGAGTAATGTGGGCTGGCGTAAAGGTTGGAGGCGAGAGGGTATCTGCCATTGCTCAAGACATTAACGTGGCATTAAACGACTGTGGATTCTCGCTGGACACTAAGAAATTCAATCCCCATCTAACGATCGCCCGGTTGAAAGAGCGAATCGACCTCAGACCTTACACAAACCAGTATCGTCAATATGATCGCATTGACGGGGCAGAGATGCGTGTCAATGCACTTTCGCTTATCCACAGTCAACTTCATCCCACGGGCGCAATCTACTCAACTTTAGAATCTCATTCACTTACATAA